Proteins co-encoded in one Seriola aureovittata isolate HTS-2021-v1 ecotype China chromosome 1, ASM2101889v1, whole genome shotgun sequence genomic window:
- the ndufs3 gene encoding NADH dehydrogenase [ubiquinone] iron-sulfur protein 3, mitochondrial: MAASLVRFVRGGLGRSFNIARTSCLLQQQTRLQSSTTETKPTVRPKDTVTHNQLAAFGEYVAEMMPKYIQQVEVSCYNELEVMIHPDGVIPVLTFLRDHTNAQFRNMIDLTAVDIPTRQNRFEIVYNLLSLRYNSRIRVKTYTDELTPVDSAVPVHMAANWYEREIWDMFGVFFANHPDLRRILTDYGFEGHPFRKDFPLSGYVEVRYDDEVKRVVAEPVELSQEFRKFDLNTPWEVFPAYREPKEAAPKLEAGDKAPEKK, encoded by the exons TTGCAAGGACTTCATGTCTACTTCAGCAGCAGACCAGACTGCAGAGCTCCACCACTGAGACCAAAC CCACTGTCAGGCCCAAGGATACTGTTACTCACAACCAGCTGGCAGCGTTTGGGGAGTATGTGGCTGAGATGATGCCCAAATATATCCAGCAGGTCGAG gtgagcTGTTATAATGAGCTGGAGGTGATGATACATCCTGATGGAGTGATCCCGGTGCTGACCTTCCTGAGGGACCACACCAATGCCCAGTTCAGGAACATGATTGACCTGACTGCTGTCGACATCCCAACACGGCAGAACCGCTttgag ATTGTCTACAATCTGCTGTCGCTGCGCTACAACTCTCGCATCCGTGTCAAGACGTACACAGATGAATTAACACCAGTGGACTCTGCGGTCCCCGTCCACATGGCTGCCAACTGGTACGAGAGGGAG atATGGGACATGTTCGGTGTGTTCTTTGCCAACCACCCGGACCTGAGGCGTATTCTGACAGACTACGGCTTCGAGGGTCACCCCTTCAGAAAGGACTTCCCTCTGTCTGGTTATGTTGAG GTGCGTTATGATGATGAGGTGAAGCGCGTGGTGGCTGAGCCCGTGGAGCTGTCGCAGGAGTTCAGGAAGTTTGACCTGAACACGCCCTGGGAGGTGTTCCCCGCCTACCGGGAGCCCAAAGAGGCTGCACCCAAACTGGAGGCTGGAGACAAGGCCCCTGAGAAGAAGTGA